Genomic window (Propionispora vibrioides):
TTAGAAATTCCCGAAATACATTTGCATCCATGAAAAAGCCTATTTCTTCACGTAAAAGCTCATTGCTATCAAAACATACAATATATCCGCTTCTATCATATAATACAGTATTCTCTTTCCCATATACTAATTGTAAAGCATTAAAAATTTCGCCACATGGTTTGTACCATGAAATACTACCATCCCCAAGGGTATCTCCTGAACGCTCAGATAAATACCTAAATGATGGTACCAAAACTTTTTCAAGAACTTCGGAGTACTCACCATAATGGGTATCGATATTAACCCATTCTTCACCACAGTAATATGGATTCTGAAAAAAGCGATAGCCCTCAGACCAATAGTATTCCTTGTTAAATAATTGATAATTATCATTCGGTTCAGCTGCCCAGCGTCCCATAAAATCAGCTTCTGATAGTGTTTCAATATATTTTTCAAACTGATCCTGCTTAACAATATAGCTATTGATTTGCACCCAGATATCTTTTAAGGGCGTTTGATATTTTTTATCTCCCAATGCTTTATTTTCACTCCAAGAGTACCATCCATTGAGTAGAAGATATTCCTTATGGTCATATACTATTTGCAGCATTTCTTTTATTGTTGGCAAATCGTTAAAATCCGCAAGCCAGGTATGATGATCTTGGCAGGGGATAGTATAAATGGCATCATGAATTAGCCTATCGCGCATATCATCTTGCTGAGGTTCAGGCAAAGAGACTGTTGGATCAATACGTCTTATATTAGGTTCAAATGAACCCAAGCAATATGCTTTCATTTTGCCCCCATGGTCATCTGTATATATTTGTAATTGAAAATTGTCAGCTACCTGTGCTGCCAATTCATAAAGTGCAATCCATTGATATTTCTTCCCTATTCTTTCACTTTTTTTATAGCCACCTCGTCCGCCACTTATTCTTCTATCAAACTTCCCATGCTTTTCTACATTATATCCCAAATCAAATATTCTCTTGATCGCAATATTGCGTAGATCGTTAGGATCTAGTTGTTTCCAAGCCGAGAAATATCGTTGAAATACATATCTTCCAAAATCACCGTATCCACCCGGCTTTCCATCACGAGAGTATTCCACTTTCATAGAACTCAAAATTGCATTTTGTCCCCAGTAAGAATCCTTAAACCCCGAATCTTTATAATCATATTTATACATGTTTATTGTTTCATCCGATGGAATATCAGGGAACACAGTCTTATATGGGGGAGAAACCTTGTCTAAATTTATATCCAAGCTCTTCAACTTATAATTTGCATAGTCAATTATATTTTTAGCATAGTCTCGAAGTAAAATATTGGGATATACAAATTCTTGGTTAAATACGGCTTCATAAACATATTCAACAAGCGATAATAATTTAGAATCGTTTTGTTCAGATACAGCACAAGCAAAGGCAACGGCATATAGTCGCTCGACAATATAAGGATCATCAATATCTTCAAAATATTTAAGAGTGCTAATCATTATTTCAGTATGGTTTTTGAGCAAAACAGAAAGAGCTTTTGTTGCTTTATCCCTTAAATGCAAATTTGAAGATATTAAGAAAGTAGATACCGTTAAAGCAGCCAACTTAATAAATCCTTCTGAGTAAGAACTCTTGGAACTGGAAAGTACACACCAATCTAACAAGCGATTTATCGAAGAGCCCTCATTCTCATAAATATCATTAAATAGCGGAATAAAGAAGGCATCTCTATCAGACATAGAAATTTTTGATATAAAATCCACTGTACAATACCCATTAAGAGGAAAATTCTCTTTTGTAGCAATAAGTATCAATGTATCAAATAAATGCTGAACTTCATAAGAATCACTTATTACATAAGTATTAATATATTCCTTAGTTTTCTCCGTGATAGACTGTGCGCGTCTCCACTTTAAATTCTCCACAAAAGCATACTTAACATTCCTATTGTCTGGAGCAAAAATCTCAAAGATCTCCGTTTCTATTTCTTCCGCCAAAGCTATGGCTAAGCATCCTAATATACTGCGTTTGTAAATTACATTTTTATGTTTATTTACAAAGTCATCTTTACCAATACGCGTAATTTCTTGAAGCAGTTTATTTGAGTATAAAAAATCTTCCAGTCTTTCGTAAGTGACATAGATATATTCTTGACCATCGTAATTTACATTTTGCGTTACAATACCTTCACTGAGTAACTGCCCTAAAAGATCATCTTTACAGGCATATTTAGTCTGTATGCTTAAAATTATGTCAGACAAAGCATCAAAGGGAATAAAATTGTTGTCGTTATTATCATATTTGTATTCAACAATCTTGTTTAATACTTCATAGACTACAGGATACCGACGATTAAATCCACAAATATTTGAAATTTTTATATTGATTGTATCAATATAATTTTTATAAACATCTGAATATTTAATGTTATTGAATTGGACGATTTGCTTCCTATACCCTTCGCAGAATAAACGTAGAAATAAGGGATTCTGAAATTCATGATTGGCTAGAGGGACCTCTGAATAAGTAATGCCATAAAAATCGAAATACTTTTTTGTAGCTTCATATTCAACCATACCAAAGCCATTATGAGTGACGCATACTAATTCGTCCCTCAAGTTTCTATTATCTTCAAATACAAAATCAATATATTCTGATCTTATAGATGCAACAAAACCAAGCCAAGAAAAGCTCTTAAACTTTTCTATAATAGCCGCTAGATAGTTTTTCCAAATAGTTTTACCGTTTCCTTCGTTAAGAGCATCTATAAAAATAATAATTCGCATTTTTTGTTCTTGTGCTACACTATTAAGATAGCTCAAGAACTCATCAGGTGCTTTATTAATATTTATTAAATTCATCATTTCTTGTAGTGGAGGAACCATTCCTTTGAAATGCTGCCCTAACAACAATATAGATTTATTGCCGTCTGCCATACGATTACTTACAGCATCTGCAATAATATGAGATTTTCCCGTACCCCCCTCTCCATCAAGCAAGACATATGGTACAATACTTGCTTTAACCTCAGATGAACAAATATAATCAAGATAATCCACGACGCTATTTAGAGCCTTTTGAATTAGATATATTTGATGGTCGATATTATTATTATCATCTTTATCTTTTTTGTCATATAAAGAGGATAATGCCTTATCAAGTATATTCTCCGCTTCATTAAGCATTGATATTAAGCATCTAATATCAATATCTGATAATGGATTGGACAAAACAGAAGTGAGTAACTTTGTTATTGAGTTAGATATATCATTAATCTCATCTAGTTCAGGGGATTTTAATTTAATAAGGAACTCATCACTTTTATATTTTAGACGATTATAAAATTTGGTATTTTTAGTCACGCTATCAAAGATCAAGCTAGTATCAATAGGTATATGTAAATCAGGAATATATCTGTCTCCAAGATTTTTTATCTGCTCAATATTCTGGTGGATAAACCATTCATCAGCTAAAAGAAAATTCTTCTTGTCAAATAATAACAAATGAATTCGCTGGATTTCTGCTTTAATAGCACTTAACTCTTTTTCAGTAAAATCAAACTTGTGCAAAATGGATTGAACATCGGTTTTGGTTTGTACCATTAAATAAAATAGCGCGCGATCTTGCGATTGAAGATTCCCATAAACATATTTTTTTGATTTGTCCAATAAAGCATCACAAAACTCATTGATAACTTGTTTGTCATGATAAGCTAATCTCTGGTCTTGTTCCATCGCAAGTATCAATCTCTTTTTCAAGGCTAAGATAAAGGCTTCTTCAGATACCGATTTCTCTGAAACATCTGTGACATATTCAAAAACATTAAGAATTACTCGGTGAGATTTTATGTATGTATAAAATCTACCAGTAGTAACTATTGTCCCGTCGTTTTTCTTTTCAAATTCAATAGCCCAATTTGCAAGACTTTCTTTAAATTTTGCAATTGATTTTTTATCTTTCCATATACCAACTTTGTCATATAAAAAGCTGGAAAAAATATTTGCTATTATGCTTAATAAAGTATCCATCAGCCCTACTCCTATCTATTTAATAAAGAATAATTCCTTATTATCCAGCAAGTCCTTTAAATCATCGACAGATCGCTAGTCATTGGAAATCTTATGCTCAACCACGGGAAGAGAAGTCGCTAAGAATTGAAAATAGCCAGCGTTTTTCCAAGCCTTATGATTTCCAACAACATATAAACGTCGCTTAGCGCGAGTCATAGCAACAGAGGACGCGGGGACGGTGGTGCTGTCTTACTATATTTTTTCAATAAATCTTTTCCTCAAGACACCCCCACCGTCCCCGTGTCTCACATATATTGTTGAGACATATCTGGCATAATTAATCCTCCATTATATTTAATACTTCAAATGTTTTATTATTCTTTTGCTACCCTGAAATTCCCTGTAGGAGTAGCGAGGCACTATTCTAATCATGCAAACAGAGGAAGCGACAATTCTAAACAGGTTATTTTTCCCTATCGGTAAGTAAATTGCCAATAACCTCGTCCTTATGACATCATCTATTTTTAGCTATAAACAAGATTATAGAAATAAATCTTAAAAATAGTTTAGAGGTTCTAGAATGTTAACCAGTTTTCAGACTTTCAGCCATTCTTTGTGAGACTGAACGATGTACTATAGCTTGAACAATTTGATTCATATTTTTCAATCTAAATATTTGTGTGAAATTAAAAAAACCATATTTTATTACAAGCTTTCCTATAAGTTCATCTGCAAAAGAAGATGATATAACAGCAATGCCACCAAAATCTATTTCAATAACCTGTTTTGAATCATTATAAATATTTATTATTTCATTTCGTATTCTTTCACCAGATTGTCTAGTTCCAGTTCCAGAGGATTTCTCTGCAAGCTTATATTCAAGTATTCCTTGGTCATTTTCTAAGTTCTCAATTCGTAAATTGACCGGTTCATAACCACCAAGCGCATCAGAAACAGATATTTCCTTTTCACAGTCTACCTGAAAGTCAATAATAGCACCTGGATTTTCTTTAGAGAGAAAAGGTAATTTATTAAATGTGCTTATTTCATCTCCCAGCATCATATAGGATGCTGGTCCAGAAGTAATAACTAATCTACCTGAATTAGATTTTACAATTTCATGCAACCCCCACATTCCATTACCTTGTCCAATTTTAGTATCTCGAGTTACTCCTTCTTCAATTGATAATGTAATTGCATCTACAGGATAGCGCGGCGCATGAACTGATTCTTTTAGTGAGTTATAAATACCCTGACCATTATCGGAAATACAAAATGCTATGTGTTTTGATGTTTTATGAATTTGCCCCATGACATAACCTGCTTCTATTTTGGAATGTTGTATTACATTGTCCATTACCTCATTTAGGCACCAAGTGAGACCTTCAATTACTCCCTTTTGACACTCAATGTTCTTAGATACATCATCGATAAAGGAATCGACTAATAGATTAACATCATCTGAATTACAAAACTGCCAAACAATATCAAGTGCTGATCTAGACAGTTCAGAGTGATGATCTCGAACTTTCAAAGGACTTTCTATATAACTTCTGGTCAAATACTCCGGCATTTTATTAATAATTAAATCAATACCCTCTTGTTTATAAAAGGTTATTATACTAGCAAGCGGAACACATACGTTTGGAAATGCAGATTTTACGTTAGAAAAATCCAAAATAAATTTCTCAAATCCTTGTTTTTTTCCAAAAAAAATCGCTTTTAAGAAATTACTAACATTTGCAGGATGATTCATTTTGTTAACTACAATAATATTTTGACTTCTTTTAACATCCAAAACTGTTTTTTGTACTTCCATAATTATATTCCTCCATAATCAAGGCGGATAGTAACATTCCTTTCCGCCAATTTTTCATATGATCCTCAATAAGAATAACTAATCTAATCTTTAAAATTCATTTGGAATATAATAATATCTTTAGATTCTAAATAAGGAAACTCCTGCTAAATTTTGTATTAATTTGACAAAGATGATTGTTTTATGGCAACAGGTCTCCATAGGGTTATTAGCATCATTCCTATCCCGGTTTTGTCAATTTGACAATCTATATAAAACAGTTAAGCATTTCCATACTCGATTCTATTTCTCATAACTTTCCTTTCGCAGATAAAAATGGAGGTGTCACAAAACGCTTTGCGGCACCTCCATTCGGTTCACAGAAACACTTAATTTCATCCAAATTTTCTCTTACATTTTATTTAGCTAACATTTGCTTTGTCCTATTTTCACCTTTATCTGTAACATCATACAAAGAGCATTTCCCCAAGGGCAACGCCCTGGTGAAAATGCTCTCTGATCACTTCGCGAAGCGTACTATTGCAGGTTGGCTACATTGCTTTTCCTGCTTCATAAGCTTTTAATAAAAGCTCTTTATTATCAGCCGCGGTGTTGGGGTCTCCGCCGCCCGTTAGTAAAATGGTATCAACTACATGTAAGCCAAACATCTTAAACAAATCTTTATTGATTTGAAAGGATGCTTGAAAAGACTGCGCATCTGGATTTCCCTGAGAATATACCATGACCAGGCTTTTAGCCGCATAGCGAGGCTTATAGTTTTCATCAAACAAGCCACAGAGTCTGTCCCATAACAGCTTCATTTGAGCTGTAACCTGCCAAAGGTATACGGGCGAGCCAAAAACCACAACATCGGCATCGACAATATGTTTAAACATATCCTCAAAATCGTCTTGCATAAAACAGTGCCCGGTCTTGCGACAGACTAAACAGCCTTGACAGG
Coding sequences:
- a CDS encoding flavodoxin family protein, encoding MKKVVAFVGSPRKNGNTATLVKEVIRGAQAAGAETAVFDLYDMNIKPCQGCLVCRKTGHCFMQDDFEDMFKHIVDADVVVFGSPVYLWQVTAQMKLLWDRLCGLFDENYKPRYAAKSLVMVYSQGNPDAQSFQASFQINKDLFKMFGLHVVDTILLTGGGDPNTAADNKELLLKAYEAGKAM
- a CDS encoding STAS-like domain-containing protein produces the protein MEVQKTVLDVKRSQNIIVVNKMNHPANVSNFLKAIFFGKKQGFEKFILDFSNVKSAFPNVCVPLASIITFYKQEGIDLIINKMPEYLTRSYIESPLKVRDHHSELSRSALDIVWQFCNSDDVNLLVDSFIDDVSKNIECQKGVIEGLTWCLNEVMDNVIQHSKIEAGYVMGQIHKTSKHIAFCISDNGQGIYNSLKESVHAPRYPVDAITLSIEEGVTRDTKIGQGNGMWGLHEIVKSNSGRLVITSGPASYMMLGDEISTFNKLPFLSKENPGAIIDFQVDCEKEISVSDALGGYEPVNLRIENLENDQGILEYKLAEKSSGTGTRQSGERIRNEIINIYNDSKQVIEIDFGGIAVISSSFADELIGKLVIKYGFFNFTQIFRLKNMNQIVQAIVHRSVSQRMAESLKTG